In Candidatus Desulfatibia profunda, the DNA window TTTTGGCTTCAACCGAAGCGCCTCGTGAGCATGGGGCATTATCTGGGCGGGATTTCTGAACACGTCGACCATATCGACCGGTTCAGTGATATCGTCGAGCGAAGCATATGCTTTTTCCCCCAGTATCTGGTTTTGTCCCGGCCGGACCGGAATGATCCGGTACCCCTTTGCTTTAAGATAACTGGCAACCTTGTAAGAGTCTCTTTCCGGTTTAGGGCTTAAAC includes these proteins:
- a CDS encoding CoA-binding protein encodes the protein MKTGRIITADLEVKEILEKTKTIAILGLSPKPERDSYKVASYLKAKGYRIIPVRPGQNQILGEKAYASLDDITEPVDMVDVFRNPAQIMPHAHEALRLKPKVFWMQLNIENQEAAELLSGAGIDVVMNRCTKIEHDRLCK